A single region of the Candidatus Kryptoniota bacterium genome encodes:
- a CDS encoding SDR family oxidoreductase, with translation MNNYSFEHLRGRSCAITGGAGVIGTSIVKCLASVGVKVAVLDLVKDLADKTAKTLVDETGTEAIGVEANVLDKDSLVRAKELIGKKFGKLDILVNCAGGNSPQATTLAEFVDKDNLDKLQDTFYGLSIEGFRKVFDLNFIGTLLPTMVLTKDMVEKGGGTVLNVSSMNSFRPLTKIPAYSAAKASINNFTEWLAVHLAKVNIRVNAIAPGFFLTNQNRFLLTDEKTGKLTARGNKILAATPMGKFGEPEDLQGAVLYLVSDLSKFVTGVVIPIDGGFNVYSGV, from the coding sequence ATGAACAATTATTCATTTGAACATTTGAGAGGAAGGTCGTGCGCGATAACCGGCGGCGCAGGCGTGATCGGTACTTCCATAGTGAAGTGTCTGGCGTCCGTCGGCGTGAAAGTAGCCGTGCTGGATCTCGTGAAAGATCTCGCGGACAAAACGGCGAAGACCCTCGTGGATGAAACGGGAACGGAAGCGATTGGCGTCGAGGCAAATGTTCTCGACAAGGATTCTCTTGTCCGTGCTAAAGAACTTATCGGCAAGAAATTCGGAAAACTGGACATCCTTGTAAACTGCGCCGGCGGCAACTCGCCTCAGGCGACTACGCTGGCGGAATTTGTTGACAAGGATAATCTTGATAAACTTCAAGACACTTTTTACGGTTTAAGTATAGAAGGCTTCAGAAAAGTCTTCGACCTAAATTTTATCGGGACATTACTTCCGACAATGGTTTTGACAAAGGATATGGTTGAGAAAGGCGGCGGTACCGTCTTAAATGTGTCATCGATGAATTCGTTCCGACCGTTAACGAAGATCCCGGCATACTCAGCAGCTAAAGCATCTATCAATAATTTCACGGAATGGCTCGCCGTTCACCTGGCGAAAGTTAATATTCGAGTGAACGCGATCGCCCCGGGGTTTTTCCTTACAAATCAGAATAGATTCCTCTTGACTGACGAGAAGACGGGAAAACTGACGGCACGAGGAAACAAGATCCTCGCCGCGACACCCATGGGAAAGTTCGGGGAGCCTGAAGACCTTCAAGGCGCGGTACTCTATCTCGTGTCCGACCTTTCAAAATTCGTGACCGGTGTCGTCATCCCTATAGACGGCGGGTTTAACGTGTACTCCGGAGTCTAG
- a CDS encoding lactate racemase domain-containing protein codes for MIYYSRGSVDDKISGEELRSGLHDAFEKIGKRNKVVAVPPDITRFHSQSGIITEIAWEYYKSNLTDILPAIGTHSPMTEKEIETMFGKTPKSLFRIHDWRKGFSTLGEVPCEFVQQVSGGAVDYSIPIQVDKLLVEGKFDLILSIGQVVPHEVIGMAGHNKNIFIGTGGSEAINKSHFLGAAFGMERMMGRADTPVKRVLNYGSDHFADGLPIIYILTVVGRDTDGSLAIRGLYIGDDVECFNLAASLSLKVNFTMLEQPLKKAVVYLDPSEFKTTWLGNKSVYRTRMALADGGELIVLAPGLKRFGEDSGIDALIRKYGYVGTPKVLELVKKNRDLQESLSAAAHLIHGSSEGRFSITYCPGDISRTEMEGVGFRYADLGKMLKKYDPSTMKDGFNTLPGGDEIYYISNPALGLWAYRGRFS; via the coding sequence ATGATCTACTACAGCAGGGGATCGGTCGACGACAAGATTTCTGGTGAAGAATTACGGTCGGGGCTTCATGACGCCTTTGAAAAGATCGGCAAGCGAAACAAGGTAGTCGCCGTTCCGCCCGACATCACGAGGTTTCATTCACAGTCAGGAATCATTACAGAAATCGCTTGGGAATATTATAAATCCAATCTGACCGATATTCTCCCGGCAATCGGTACTCATTCACCAATGACTGAGAAAGAAATCGAGACGATGTTCGGCAAAACGCCGAAGAGTCTTTTCAGGATTCACGACTGGAGAAAAGGTTTTTCAACTTTGGGCGAGGTCCCGTGCGAATTTGTCCAGCAAGTCTCAGGTGGTGCAGTTGACTATTCCATTCCCATCCAGGTCGATAAGCTTCTGGTAGAAGGGAAATTCGATCTTATACTTTCAATCGGTCAGGTGGTGCCTCATGAAGTTATCGGGATGGCGGGTCACAATAAAAATATTTTCATAGGTACCGGCGGATCTGAAGCGATAAACAAGAGCCACTTCCTGGGCGCGGCATTCGGGATGGAAAGGATGATGGGTCGCGCGGATACTCCCGTAAAACGCGTCCTCAATTACGGCTCCGATCATTTCGCGGATGGACTTCCGATCATATATATCCTTACGGTGGTTGGGAGAGACACCGACGGTTCACTCGCGATAAGAGGGCTGTACATAGGTGACGATGTAGAGTGTTTCAACCTTGCCGCATCGTTGTCGCTTAAAGTGAATTTCACTATGCTGGAACAGCCGCTGAAGAAAGCTGTCGTGTACCTCGATCCGTCTGAATTCAAAACGACATGGCTTGGGAATAAATCGGTTTACCGTACCAGGATGGCGCTCGCGGACGGTGGAGAGCTGATTGTTCTTGCCCCCGGGCTGAAACGATTCGGCGAGGATTCGGGTATTGACGCGCTCATTAGAAAGTACGGCTACGTAGGCACTCCGAAGGTGCTCGAGCTTGTGAAGAAGAATCGTGACTTGCAGGAGAGCCTCAGCGCAGCTGCTCACCTCATCCACGGATCCTCCGAAGGGAGATTTTCAATTACGTATTGTCCCGGAGATATTTCCAGAACTGAAATGGAAGGTGTGGGTTTCAGGTATGCCGACCTCGGAAAGATGTTAAAGAAATATGACCCTTCCACGATGAAGGACGGCTTCAATACACTTCCCGGCGGCGACGAAATATATTACATCTCCAATCCCGCACTCGGTCTATGGGCATACAGGGGCCGCTTCTCTTGA
- the gndA gene encoding NADP-dependent phosphogluconate dehydrogenase, with amino-acid sequence MDKMNFGLIGVGVMGQNLALNIERNGFSVAVYDRALDKVNEFTKGKASGKRIIGATSIESFLQQLERPRRIVLLVNAGKPVDDVIDGLRPQLGKGDIIIDGGNSFFLDTERRAADLEKHGIFFVGSGVSGGEEGALKGPSLMPGGAKEAYDIISPVLTKIAAHVNGEPCCTYIGPRGAGHYVKMVHNGIEYAIMQLICETYDILKTGYGLPAPEIAKIFDKWNQTELNSYLFEITSKVLNKIDDVTHKPLVDFILDTAEQKGTGKWTSQNAFDLGTPIPTINAAVESRMLSSFKDQRVKASRILRGPDAHPAEKEESMINEVRDALHASIIASYSQGMALMQAASAEYKYDLKVDQIAAIWRGGCIIRAKILEEIRQAYRRNPSLQNMMTDDYFSGTLNKLQAPWRRTVQIASGAGIPVLAMSASLSYYDAYRRERLPANLLQGQRDFFGAHTYRRIDKEGIFHTKWEE; translated from the coding sequence ATGGATAAAATGAACTTCGGACTCATCGGTGTTGGCGTGATGGGTCAAAATCTCGCTCTGAATATCGAAAGAAACGGATTTTCAGTCGCGGTATACGACCGCGCTCTCGATAAAGTCAATGAGTTCACAAAAGGAAAAGCGTCCGGCAAAAGGATCATCGGCGCAACCAGTATAGAATCATTTTTGCAGCAGCTTGAGCGTCCCCGGCGAATCGTCCTCCTCGTAAACGCGGGCAAGCCGGTGGATGATGTAATCGATGGGTTACGACCGCAGTTGGGCAAAGGCGACATCATTATAGACGGCGGTAACTCATTCTTTCTGGACACGGAACGCCGCGCGGCGGATTTAGAGAAGCACGGAATATTTTTCGTCGGTTCGGGAGTGTCGGGCGGCGAGGAAGGCGCGCTGAAAGGACCGAGTCTCATGCCCGGCGGTGCAAAGGAAGCATACGACATAATTTCTCCGGTGCTCACGAAGATCGCTGCACACGTCAACGGTGAACCATGCTGCACTTACATCGGTCCGCGAGGCGCCGGCCACTACGTGAAGATGGTCCACAATGGAATCGAATACGCCATCATGCAGCTCATTTGCGAGACTTACGATATACTCAAGACCGGTTACGGACTCCCGGCTCCTGAAATCGCGAAGATATTCGATAAGTGGAACCAAACCGAATTGAATTCATATCTATTCGAGATTACGAGTAAAGTTCTAAACAAGATCGATGATGTCACCCATAAACCCCTTGTCGATTTCATTTTGGATACTGCCGAGCAGAAAGGAACCGGGAAATGGACTTCTCAGAATGCTTTTGATCTCGGCACTCCGATCCCGACCATCAATGCCGCCGTTGAGTCACGAATGCTCTCGAGTTTCAAAGACCAAAGAGTGAAGGCCTCGCGCATACTCCGCGGACCGGACGCGCACCCTGCTGAAAAGGAAGAGTCGATGATAAATGAAGTACGCGACGCTCTTCACGCTTCCATAATTGCCAGCTATTCGCAGGGGATGGCATTGATGCAGGCCGCGTCGGCGGAATACAAGTATGATTTGAAGGTCGACCAGATCGCCGCGATCTGGAGAGGCGGGTGCATAATCCGTGCGAAGATTCTTGAGGAAATCAGGCAGGCTTATCGCAGGAACCCGTCACTCCAAAACATGATGACGGACGACTACTTCAGCGGAACTCTAAACAAACTCCAGGCGCCGTGGAGGCGCACCGTTCAGATCGCGAGCGGAGCTGGAATACCGGTGCTTGCGATGAGTGCGTCACTGTCGTACTACGATGCTTACAGGCGCGAAAGGCTTCCAGCGAACCTCCTTCAGGGCCAGCGCGATTTCTTCGGCGCCCACACGTACAGGAGAATCGACAAAGAGGGAATTTTCCACACGAAGTGGGAAGAGTGA
- a CDS encoding 4-phosphoerythronate dehydrogenase, with amino-acid sequence MKFIVDRNIPLVQQAFEGLGDVTALETGDFTKDTVRDADVLVVRSETKVNAALLDGSCVKFVGTATIGTDHIDLDYLQSRGIGFASAPGSNSNSVKEYVAAALLHLAAREKYNLKGRTIGVVGVGNVGSKVVKAAEALGLHVVQNDPPLAERTGDKHFVGLDDALKCDIVTLHVPLTKEGSHPTFHLIGSEQFAKMKKDSVFINTSRGAVVDTTALKKAIRDGNVSGSVIDVWEHEPLIDCELLYMVSLSTPHIAGYSTEGKVNAVTAVRKAVCEHFKIKSEWDPHDLIGPPPVPDVKVSPDEAQPEEILDLVVSEVYDITYDNTHLQQLVGMPEKDRAGYFRKLRSGYRVRREFSNTTVHLPREHAGLSRVLSSLGFKLNV; translated from the coding sequence ATGAAGTTTATAGTCGATCGTAATATTCCTCTCGTTCAACAGGCTTTCGAAGGACTGGGGGATGTGACCGCCCTCGAGACCGGAGATTTTACCAAAGACACCGTTCGTGATGCCGATGTCCTGGTAGTCAGGTCCGAGACAAAAGTCAACGCAGCTCTTCTCGACGGATCCTGCGTCAAGTTCGTCGGCACAGCAACGATCGGTACCGATCACATCGATCTCGATTACCTCCAATCAAGAGGGATCGGATTCGCCAGCGCGCCGGGCTCGAACTCGAACTCGGTGAAGGAATATGTCGCCGCAGCACTCCTTCACCTTGCGGCACGGGAGAAATACAATCTCAAGGGGAGGACCATCGGAGTCGTGGGAGTTGGAAATGTAGGGAGCAAGGTGGTAAAGGCAGCGGAAGCGCTCGGACTCCATGTGGTTCAAAACGATCCTCCGCTCGCGGAGCGGACTGGCGACAAACATTTCGTCGGTCTTGATGATGCGCTGAAGTGCGATATCGTCACTCTTCATGTGCCGCTCACGAAGGAGGGATCGCACCCGACTTTTCATCTGATCGGAAGTGAACAGTTTGCCAAGATGAAAAAGGATTCGGTCTTCATCAACACTTCGCGCGGGGCTGTGGTAGACACAACAGCTCTCAAGAAGGCGATCCGTGACGGAAATGTGTCGGGTTCCGTGATCGATGTTTGGGAACATGAACCTCTAATCGATTGCGAATTGCTCTATATGGTCTCGCTTTCCACGCCGCACATCGCCGGTTATTCCACGGAAGGAAAAGTGAACGCCGTGACTGCTGTCAGGAAAGCAGTGTGTGAACATTTTAAGATTAAGTCTGAATGGGACCCGCACGATCTGATCGGACCGCCGCCCGTTCCTGATGTGAAGGTGTCGCCCGATGAGGCTCAGCCGGAAGAAATCCTTGATCTGGTTGTATCGGAAGTTTACGACATAACATACGACAACACTCATCTCCAACAGCTAGTCGGCATGCCCGAAAAGGATCGCGCCGGATATTTCAGGAAATTGCGAAGTGGCTACCGGGTACGCCGCGAGTTCTCGAACACTACGGTCCATCTTCCCCGCGAGCATGCAGGCCTTTCGCGTGTTCTTTCGTCTCTCGGTTTCAAACTAAACGTATAA
- a CDS encoding sugar kinase, with amino-acid sequence MSSGLNIRKEGALDLVSLGALVHRLDPGIIPFRKATECQIHVSGGEYNVAANLSDCFRMNTGIATALVEYPIGELIAERVKAMGVKPFYKYFKHNGVNGPNHATVYSDRGQGVRAPVVFYNRANEAGALLKPGDFDWEKIFSGGVRWFHSGGIFAALSPTTGELIVEGMKAAKKAGAVVSFDLNFREKLWNIWGGQQKAVEIVARIVQNVDVLVGNEEDLQKGLGVPGPEVASKSKLDPTAFFGMIDKVVAKHPNVKVVATTLREVHSTNRHGWGAVAWVDGKTYSSPTCDLDVFDRVGGGDGFASGFFYGLLTGESPEESVKLGWAHGALLTTFPGDTTMATLEQVRSFAKGGSARIQR; translated from the coding sequence ATGAGCAGCGGGTTGAATATTCGGAAAGAAGGTGCGCTCGATCTTGTGTCACTAGGGGCTTTGGTGCACCGCCTCGATCCGGGAATCATACCTTTCAGGAAAGCGACAGAATGTCAAATACATGTAAGCGGCGGCGAGTACAATGTCGCAGCGAATCTCTCGGATTGTTTCCGAATGAACACCGGTATCGCGACCGCGCTCGTGGAATATCCAATCGGTGAGCTCATCGCGGAACGTGTGAAGGCAATGGGAGTGAAGCCGTTCTACAAATATTTCAAACATAACGGTGTGAACGGACCGAACCATGCGACTGTCTACAGCGACCGCGGACAAGGAGTGAGAGCGCCTGTTGTATTTTACAATCGTGCAAACGAGGCGGGCGCGCTTCTGAAGCCGGGCGACTTCGACTGGGAGAAGATTTTTTCGGGCGGGGTGAGATGGTTCCATAGCGGCGGGATATTTGCCGCGCTCTCGCCGACGACCGGTGAATTGATCGTTGAGGGAATGAAAGCCGCGAAAAAAGCCGGCGCGGTCGTGAGCTTCGATCTCAACTTCCGCGAAAAGTTGTGGAATATCTGGGGCGGTCAGCAGAAAGCGGTGGAGATTGTCGCGCGCATCGTACAGAATGTGGATGTCCTCGTCGGGAACGAAGAAGATTTGCAAAAAGGTCTGGGTGTTCCGGGACCTGAAGTGGCGTCGAAATCGAAGCTCGACCCGACCGCCTTCTTCGGTATGATCGATAAAGTCGTCGCCAAGCATCCGAATGTGAAAGTCGTCGCTACGACTCTTCGCGAAGTGCACTCCACGAATCGCCACGGCTGGGGCGCAGTCGCCTGGGTCGACGGTAAAACTTATTCATCTCCCACGTGCGATCTGGACGTATTCGATCGCGTCGGCGGTGGTGACGGCTTCGCGAGCGGGTTCTTCTACGGGCTCCTGACCGGTGAATCGCCCGAAGAATCAGTCAAACTCGGCTGGGCGCACGGCGCGCTCCTGACTACTTTTCCGGGCGATACCACCATGGCGACACTCGAGCAAGTCCGGTCATTCGCCAAGGGCGGATCTGCTCGCATCCAGAGATGA
- a CDS encoding cupin domain-containing protein: MKPESSHSFVESAGISWKNAGEGMKRKILSYDSQIMMVHVEFIKGAVGTIHTHPHRQITFVESGKFEVRVGDQKRVLSKGDSFIVAPDVPHGVIALEAGELVDVFTPARYDFL; this comes from the coding sequence TTGAAACCTGAATCGTCTCACTCTTTTGTGGAATCGGCTGGAATCAGCTGGAAAAATGCGGGCGAGGGGATGAAAAGAAAAATCCTGAGCTACGATTCCCAGATTATGATGGTACACGTTGAATTCATCAAGGGCGCCGTCGGCACAATTCACACTCACCCGCACAGGCAAATCACATTCGTCGAGTCGGGAAAGTTTGAAGTGCGAGTCGGTGACCAGAAACGGGTGCTGTCAAAGGGCGACAGTTTTATAGTCGCGCCGGACGTCCCACACGGTGTCATCGCGCTCGAAGCAGGCGAGCTCGTGGATGTATTCACACCGGCAAGATACGATTTTCTTTAA
- the kduI gene encoding 5-dehydro-4-deoxy-D-glucuronate isomerase, whose translation MELRYSPGNVAYRTMTTSELRSAFLADNLFTAGKINMIYFDMDRAIVGGALPTKKSLSIESSKKEMAADYFTERREIGIFNVGGSGKIKTDGNILSVRHKDAAYIGKGTKEIVLSSDSGSNPAIFYFVSYPAHAAYPTTLMKFGEVYSAKLGTANEANVRTLNRYIHTKGVKSSQLVMGLTELEPGSVWNTMPPHTHQRRTEIYFYFNLKENSAVFHMMGEPSETRHIVVRNNQAVVSPSWSIHTGVATQNYSFIWAMGGENQEFEDMDGVDMASMK comes from the coding sequence ATGGAACTAAGGTATTCACCAGGCAACGTCGCTTACAGGACGATGACCACAAGCGAGTTGAGGAGTGCCTTCCTCGCGGACAATCTCTTCACCGCTGGAAAAATAAACATGATCTATTTCGACATGGATCGAGCGATAGTCGGAGGCGCCCTGCCTACGAAAAAGTCGCTTTCAATTGAAAGCAGCAAGAAGGAAATGGCGGCAGATTATTTCACAGAACGAAGAGAGATCGGGATATTTAACGTGGGCGGCAGCGGAAAGATAAAGACTGACGGCAACATCCTCAGTGTGAGGCATAAGGACGCTGCCTATATCGGAAAGGGCACGAAGGAAATCGTTCTCTCAAGTGACAGTGGTTCCAACCCCGCGATCTTTTATTTCGTGAGTTATCCCGCGCACGCCGCGTACCCGACCACACTTATGAAGTTCGGAGAAGTGTACTCTGCAAAACTCGGGACTGCAAACGAGGCGAATGTCCGGACATTGAACAGGTACATTCACACGAAAGGCGTTAAGAGCTCTCAGCTCGTCATGGGACTCACCGAGCTGGAGCCGGGAAGTGTGTGGAACACGATGCCACCACACACTCACCAGAGAAGGACCGAGATATATTTCTATTTCAATCTCAAAGAGAATTCCGCCGTGTTTCACATGATGGGCGAGCCGTCGGAAACGAGGCACATCGTTGTGCGAAATAATCAGGCCGTGGTCTCACCAAGCTGGTCAATACACACTGGTGTGGCAACTCAGAATTATTCATTCATCTGGGCAATGGGAGGAGAGAACCAGGAATTCGAAGACATGGATGGCGTCGACATGGCGTCAATGAAATAA
- a CDS encoding SDR family NAD(P)-dependent oxidoreductase, translating to MILDKFRLDNKVAIVTGSNQGIGMAYAIALAEAGADIVSVSNQKDFAAVEKEIKSRGRKFKSYVSDFSKRKSLYSFVKKVKSDFPTIDILVNNAGTIMRKPISEHPDDYWDRVIEVNLSAQFILTREIGKEMAKRGSGKIVFIASLLAFQGGILVPGYSASKGGVRQLTMAFSNEWASKGVNVNAIAPGYIATDNTAALRADPERNKAIQDRIPQGRWGTPEDLMGTVVFLCSDASNYLNGSVVTVDGGWMGR from the coding sequence ATGATACTCGATAAGTTCAGATTGGATAACAAAGTCGCGATCGTCACCGGATCGAACCAGGGAATCGGGATGGCGTACGCGATCGCACTCGCCGAAGCCGGCGCCGACATCGTAAGCGTTTCAAACCAGAAAGATTTTGCCGCGGTTGAAAAGGAAATCAAGAGCCGCGGCCGTAAATTCAAATCGTACGTCTCAGATTTCTCGAAGCGAAAATCTCTTTACAGCTTCGTTAAGAAAGTGAAGTCGGATTTTCCCACGATCGACATCCTGGTGAATAATGCCGGGACGATTATGAGAAAACCGATTTCGGAACATCCCGACGACTACTGGGACAGGGTCATCGAAGTAAATCTCTCCGCACAGTTCATACTGACAAGGGAGATCGGTAAAGAAATGGCAAAAAGGGGAAGTGGAAAGATCGTTTTCATCGCGTCTCTCCTGGCGTTCCAGGGAGGAATCCTCGTGCCCGGATACTCTGCCTCGAAGGGGGGAGTGAGGCAACTGACCATGGCATTCTCGAATGAATGGGCGTCGAAGGGAGTTAATGTCAATGCGATCGCGCCGGGATATATCGCGACGGACAACACCGCGGCGCTTCGTGCCGATCCGGAAAGGAACAAGGCGATTCAGGACAGGATCCCGCAGGGAAGATGGGGAACGCCGGAAGACTTGATGGGAACTGTCGTGTTTCTCTGTTCTGATGCTTCGAACTACCTGAACGGAAGTGTCGTGACAGTTGACGGCGGCTGGATGGGGAGATGA
- the eda gene encoding bifunctional 4-hydroxy-2-oxoglutarate aldolase/2-dehydro-3-deoxy-phosphogluconate aldolase: MSRADVVRRIIENGAVAVIRMSDPAKLIKVAEAIHKGGINGIEITMTVPGAIKIIEQASKTIGREMNIGVGSVLDPQTAQDAINAGANYVVSPIFKKEIVEIAHKNDVPALPGAFSPTEIQTAFEAGADIVKVFPADVVGMAFFKGILAPMPHLKLMPTGGVTLKNAGEWLKAGACAVGVGSALLDKKAIDGEDYGQLTENARTLMSSIAQFRSSVKKS, translated from the coding sequence ATGTCTCGAGCTGACGTAGTTCGGAGGATAATTGAGAACGGTGCGGTGGCGGTTATAAGAATGAGTGACCCTGCGAAACTTATCAAAGTGGCGGAGGCAATCCACAAGGGCGGCATAAACGGGATCGAGATTACGATGACTGTCCCGGGCGCGATCAAAATAATCGAACAGGCAAGCAAGACGATTGGTCGAGAGATGAACATTGGCGTTGGCTCGGTACTTGATCCTCAAACCGCTCAGGACGCGATAAACGCGGGGGCGAATTATGTCGTGAGTCCGATATTCAAAAAGGAGATCGTGGAGATCGCTCACAAGAACGATGTTCCCGCATTGCCGGGCGCATTCTCGCCAACAGAAATACAAACCGCCTTTGAAGCTGGTGCGGATATCGTGAAGGTTTTTCCTGCGGACGTTGTCGGAATGGCATTCTTCAAAGGAATTCTTGCGCCGATGCCCCACTTGAAGTTGATGCCGACCGGCGGAGTGACTTTGAAGAACGCGGGCGAATGGCTGAAAGCGGGCGCGTGCGCGGTCGGAGTCGGCTCGGCACTCCTCGACAAGAAAGCGATCGACGGGGAAGACTATGGACAACTCACCGAAAATGCTAGGACGCTCATGAGCAGTATCGCTCAGTTCAGGTCGTCCGTGAAGAAATCATGA
- a CDS encoding sugar kinase yields the protein MGLKIKSASDCEFDLMSLGECMIRLSPPGHQRIELTAVFEAYAGGGEYNVAYALSRYGLKTGWVSRLVNNPLGNFIRNHARASGMDISEVIWVPYDGSGRQDRIGLNFTEVGIGVRASVTMYDRGNTAVAHMKPGEVDWKRIFSKRKVRWFHTGGIFPALSDSCAEVALEAMKAAHESGAVVSYDLNFRSNLWSSARAIEVTKKLIKFIDVLIGNEEDFQKVLGFKVEGTDENLKKLPVEGYKAMVKNVVADYPHIQLVGTTLREVVSGLANNWSAIMYYDGNFYESRRYEHLEIEDRVGGGDGFCSGLVYGFLTGLTPQECVEMGAAHGALLQSTRGDTSMVTMDEVKHVMKGGSARIKR from the coding sequence ATGGGATTGAAAATCAAATCCGCTTCAGACTGCGAGTTCGACTTGATGTCACTCGGAGAATGCATGATCAGGCTGAGTCCACCGGGACATCAGCGGATCGAATTGACAGCAGTGTTCGAAGCTTATGCTGGCGGCGGCGAGTATAATGTCGCTTACGCGCTGTCGAGGTACGGATTGAAGACCGGCTGGGTATCGCGACTCGTGAACAATCCGCTCGGGAATTTCATACGCAATCACGCACGCGCAAGCGGAATGGACATCAGCGAAGTAATCTGGGTGCCGTATGATGGTTCGGGGAGACAGGACAGGATCGGACTAAACTTCACTGAAGTTGGCATCGGTGTCCGCGCGAGCGTGACGATGTACGATCGCGGCAATACTGCCGTCGCTCACATGAAGCCGGGCGAAGTCGACTGGAAGCGAATATTCTCCAAACGGAAAGTACGCTGGTTCCATACGGGCGGAATATTTCCCGCGCTCAGCGACAGTTGTGCTGAAGTCGCGCTTGAGGCGATGAAAGCCGCCCACGAATCGGGTGCAGTTGTCAGTTACGATTTGAATTTCAGGAGCAACCTCTGGTCGAGCGCCCGAGCCATCGAAGTGACGAAGAAGCTGATCAAGTTCATAGATGTCCTGATCGGGAATGAAGAGGATTTTCAGAAGGTGCTCGGATTCAAAGTCGAAGGCACAGACGAGAATCTGAAGAAGCTTCCCGTCGAAGGATATAAGGCGATGGTGAAGAACGTCGTCGCGGATTATCCTCACATACAGCTTGTGGGCACGACGCTGCGTGAAGTGGTGAGCGGCCTCGCGAACAATTGGTCCGCTATAATGTACTACGACGGAAATTTCTACGAGTCGCGGCGGTACGAGCATCTTGAGATCGAGGACCGTGTCGGCGGCGGGGACGGGTTCTGCAGCGGTCTTGTATACGGCTTTCTGACAGGACTTACTCCGCAGGAGTGCGTGGAAATGGGCGCGGCACACGGTGCACTTCTCCAAAGCACTCGCGGCGACACGAGTATGGTGACGATGG